The following proteins are encoded in a genomic region of Hyalangium minutum:
- a CDS encoding ATP-binding protein, with protein MERLISVVQELSLAHDLPSIMTIVKRAARELTGADGATFVLRDGPYCYYADEDAVGPLWKGKRFPLETCISGWSMLHRQAAIIEDIYVDPRIPTDAYAPTFVKSLVMVPIRTVSPVGAIGNYWARKRLASPEEVRLLAALADSTSVAMENVQLSQTLERRVQERTVELLASREELAAKHDALVHMQRQKEELAAHLVHDLKSPASGIMLSCMCRLRSTGLSDADRKRWKRIYAGAEGINRMALDLLDITRSEDGVFTPNPCDMDLQGLLEEVVEMMSPLAEGCEQRLELRMELDWTALRADEELLRRVLQNLIDNALRHNPPGGTVQLLAREGAAGEVELRVLDQGPGIPAEMRQAIFDKYKRLAPGRDERTLCGRGLGLTFCKLAVQGHGGSIAVEANPPRGSAFIVRLPRGR; from the coding sequence ATGGAACGCCTGATCTCCGTCGTGCAGGAGCTCTCGCTGGCGCACGACCTGCCTTCCATCATGACCATCGTGAAGCGAGCGGCCCGCGAGCTGACGGGAGCCGATGGCGCGACCTTCGTCCTGCGCGACGGGCCCTACTGCTACTACGCCGACGAGGATGCGGTCGGGCCGCTCTGGAAGGGCAAGCGCTTTCCCCTGGAGACCTGCATCAGCGGCTGGAGCATGCTCCACCGCCAGGCAGCCATCATCGAGGACATCTACGTGGATCCTCGAATCCCCACCGATGCCTACGCACCGACGTTCGTGAAGAGCCTGGTGATGGTTCCCATCCGGACTGTGTCCCCGGTGGGCGCCATCGGAAACTACTGGGCGCGCAAGCGGCTCGCCTCTCCCGAGGAGGTCAGGCTCCTGGCCGCGCTCGCCGATAGCACCTCCGTGGCGATGGAGAACGTCCAGCTCTCTCAGACCCTCGAGCGGCGGGTTCAGGAGCGGACGGTGGAGCTCCTGGCCAGCCGGGAAGAACTCGCCGCCAAGCACGACGCGCTCGTCCACATGCAGCGTCAGAAGGAGGAGCTGGCCGCGCACCTGGTCCACGACCTGAAGAGCCCCGCGAGCGGCATCATGCTGTCGTGTATGTGCCGCCTCCGGAGCACCGGCTTGTCGGACGCGGACCGGAAGCGCTGGAAGCGCATTTATGCCGGCGCCGAAGGTATCAACCGCATGGCGCTGGACCTGCTCGACATCACGCGGAGCGAGGATGGGGTCTTCACCCCGAACCCCTGCGACATGGACTTGCAAGGCTTGCTCGAAGAGGTCGTCGAGATGATGAGCCCCCTGGCCGAGGGGTGTGAGCAGCGGCTCGAGCTGAGGATGGAGCTTGACTGGACGGCCCTGCGCGCGGACGAGGAGCTGCTCCGCCGCGTGCTGCAGAACCTCATCGACAATGCCCTCCGGCACAACCCGCCCGGCGGCACGGTCCAGCTCCTGGCCCGCGAGGGAGCGGCTGGCGAGGTCGAGCTCCGTGTCCTCGATCAGGGGCCGGGAATTCCAGCGGAGATGAGGCAGGCCATCTTCGACAAGTACAAGCGCCTGGCTCCGGGACGCGACGAGAGGACCCTGTGTGGACGCGGGCTCGGGCTGACGTTCTGCAAGCTCGCGGTTCAAGGCCATGGGGGCAGCATCGCCGTGGAGGCCAACCCCCCGCGGGGGAGCGCCTTCATCGTGCGGCTGCCCAGGGGACGATGA